A genomic region of Nostoc sp. UHCC 0702 contains the following coding sequences:
- a CDS encoding fatty acid--CoA ligase has product MIYNDEITTLADLVRVQARHFSDTKALIFPDKFLTYLQLHTQSNRVANALLEQGMKAKSRIAILAKDSLHSFEILFACAKINAVLVPINWRLAASEVSYILNDANVEILFVGSEFHSLVKSIKNEINSVKTIIALEKVEQDWLNYNAWYQQHSDVQPHIIVEPNDVAVQMYTSGTTGRPKGVQLGHYSFFAIAKEIVKQNKTWIGWNEKDKSLIIIPLFHIGGLWWAIRGLASGAENILLKAFVGTEVLEAIEKYRITKICMVPAMMQVLLTEPSCQQTDFSSLQYIVYGGSPIAESLLKTAIKTFNCNFVQIYGMTETGNCAVSLPANSTRLKSAGKPFPGVSVAVVNNQGKALAIGEIGEICIKSPANMIGYWKLPEATATTLVDGWIHTGDAGYFDEEGYIYICDRVKDMICYAGENVYPAEIENILYEYPAIAEVAVIGIPDEDWGESIKAIVVLKAGMQATALDIINFVRSKIADFKLPRSVEFVESLPRTPSGKIQKGKLREKYWQGYQRKVN; this is encoded by the coding sequence ATGATATATAACGATGAAATTACAACATTAGCTGATTTAGTACGTGTGCAAGCGCGTCATTTTTCAGATACTAAAGCGTTGATTTTTCCAGATAAATTTCTCACTTATTTACAATTACATACACAAAGTAATCGAGTTGCTAATGCACTTTTAGAGCAGGGAATGAAAGCCAAATCGAGAATTGCCATATTAGCTAAAGATTCGCTACATAGCTTTGAAATATTATTTGCTTGTGCTAAAATTAATGCAGTTTTAGTGCCTATTAATTGGCGTTTAGCTGCTTCAGAAGTTAGCTATATTCTTAATGACGCTAATGTAGAAATTCTCTTTGTCGGGTCGGAATTTCATTCATTAGTTAAATCCATTAAAAATGAAATTAATAGCGTTAAGACTATTATTGCCTTGGAAAAAGTTGAACAGGATTGGCTAAACTACAATGCATGGTATCAGCAACACAGTGATGTTCAACCTCATATCATTGTTGAACCAAATGATGTAGCGGTGCAAATGTACACAAGTGGTACAACTGGTCGTCCTAAAGGTGTTCAACTAGGACATTATAGTTTTTTTGCAATTGCTAAAGAAATAGTCAAACAAAATAAAACTTGGATAGGTTGGAACGAAAAAGATAAAAGCTTAATAATTATACCTTTGTTTCATATTGGCGGTTTATGGTGGGCTATCCGTGGGTTAGCGTCTGGTGCTGAAAATATTTTGTTAAAAGCTTTTGTGGGAACTGAAGTTTTAGAAGCTATAGAAAAATATCGTATCACTAAAATCTGTATGGTGCCTGCAATGATGCAAGTTCTGTTGACTGAACCTAGTTGTCAACAAACAGATTTTTCATCACTGCAATACATTGTTTATGGGGGTTCTCCCATTGCTGAATCACTATTGAAAACAGCAATAAAGACATTTAATTGCAACTTTGTGCAAATTTATGGTATGACCGAAACTGGAAATTGTGCAGTTAGCTTACCTGCAAATTCCACTAGACTCAAATCTGCGGGTAAACCCTTTCCTGGCGTATCAGTTGCGGTTGTGAATAATCAAGGAAAAGCCTTAGCTATTGGGGAAATCGGTGAAATCTGTATTAAATCACCAGCAAATATGATTGGTTATTGGAAATTACCAGAGGCGACAGCAACTACACTCGTTGATGGTTGGATTCATACAGGGGATGCAGGCTATTTTGATGAAGAGGGGTATATTTATATTTGCGATCGCGTCAAAGATATGATTTGTTATGCTGGCGAGAATGTGTATCCTGCGGAGATTGAAAATATTTTATACGAATATCCTGCGATCGCTGAGGTTGCAGTCATTGGGATTCCCGATGAAGACTGGGGAGAAAGTATTAAAGCAATTGTAGTTTTAAAAGCAGGGATGCAAGCAACCGCATTAGATATTATCAATTTTGTCCGGAGTAAAATTGCTGATTTTAAGTTACCCAGGAGTGTTGAATTTGTTGAATCTTTACCAAGAACACCAAGCGGTAAAATCCAAAAAGGTAAGCTTCGGGAAAAATATTGGCAAGGTTATCAACGAAAGGTTAATTAA
- a CDS encoding TonB-dependent receptor, which produces MKQCFLLLQFLAFGLFIGLPVQAQDAKTEQKTADASLKQILQIPNLSEIKLPATNAEILNQGVAVPTEVSQRTQPALAQETQTSQAIQVIGVRLNLTKTNLEVVLETSTGQLSTPVISSDSNTLIADIPNAVLALPEGKDFQAENPAQGIALVTVTQLDTNRIRVSVTGTQDLPTAEVIKSDRGLIISLSPTAPIELFVTAEKTPEDPQDVPISLTVLPRKEIEDAQIDSIRDIAANTPNFFTTTSDRAFNFYSIRGLSNSNYLTRDTVGFYIDDVPYENAHQFLPGVLFDLERVEILRGPQSTLYGRNSQAGVVNIISRPPSDSPEFNASFGYGNYNQYQAQLSLSNAIIPEKLGFRLSGAYNSRNGFTENTFLNESDNPQSSIAGRANILWTPAPEWNISFNAIGTANRDGNNTFVPLSQTDKFKTALNDRGATDLSINTQSLRVAYDGPAFRLTSITAHNFTDFGYKADADYSADDLGRYDSEITSTIWSQEIRLQSPIDSDRFRWLVGGYYQHRDLILDPQSTIYTALGAATFGLSEPGTDNTSATYNQTTYAAFGQVDYKLIAPLTLSAGLRYESNREELNRRRVFQSASGEVPAGISYNDATVSDDVVLPKLAVQYAFNENISVYTSVTRGYKPPTQNYSTENTALLVVRPEKSWNYEVGVKTSWLDNRLTANFAAFWNDINDYQVSVIGDDGFTRDNANAEVEVKGVELEIRATPFDGLDIIAGFGYADGQFTRYTNPFTGQNFQGNRLTFAPEYTYNLALQYRSKGGIFSRVELQGIGTYFFDEANTIKQNPFALVNTRLGYEGKNYGIYFYANNIFDETYVTTAFNPLDTLVSYGDRRTFGFQVRTSF; this is translated from the coding sequence GTGAAACAATGTTTTTTGTTACTGCAATTTTTGGCATTTGGTTTATTTATAGGATTACCTGTACAAGCACAAGACGCTAAAACCGAGCAAAAAACTGCCGATGCATCACTGAAGCAAATCTTACAGATACCTAATCTCAGTGAAATCAAATTACCCGCCACTAATGCTGAAATCTTAAACCAAGGGGTTGCTGTACCAACCGAAGTTAGCCAAAGAACGCAGCCAGCACTAGCACAGGAAACGCAAACCTCCCAAGCAATCCAAGTGATAGGTGTGCGGCTCAACTTGACAAAAACTAATTTAGAAGTTGTCTTAGAAACCTCAACTGGACAACTATCAACACCAGTGATTTCTAGTGATAGCAACACATTGATTGCAGATATACCAAATGCAGTGTTAGCTTTGCCAGAGGGTAAGGATTTCCAAGCCGAAAACCCCGCACAGGGAATTGCTTTAGTTACAGTCACTCAACTGGACACTAACAGAATACGAGTAAGTGTGACTGGGACACAAGACCTACCCACCGCAGAAGTGATTAAAAGCGATCGCGGTTTAATTATTAGCTTATCACCTACTGCACCTATAGAACTGTTTGTCACAGCCGAGAAAACGCCAGAAGATCCACAGGATGTACCTATCAGCTTAACAGTCCTGCCACGAAAAGAAATAGAAGACGCGCAGATCGACTCGATTCGGGATATTGCGGCGAATACTCCCAACTTCTTTACAACTACAAGCGATCGCGCTTTCAATTTCTATAGCATTCGGGGTTTGAGTAATAGCAATTACCTGACTAGAGACACTGTTGGCTTCTATATTGATGATGTCCCTTATGAAAATGCTCACCAGTTTCTCCCAGGAGTCTTATTCGACTTAGAACGGGTAGAAATATTGCGGGGGCCACAAAGCACTCTCTATGGACGTAACAGTCAAGCGGGAGTGGTAAATATTATTAGCCGCCCACCTAGCGATTCACCAGAATTTAATGCCAGTTTTGGTTACGGAAATTACAATCAATATCAAGCGCAGTTGTCGTTGAGTAATGCCATTATTCCTGAAAAGTTAGGGTTTCGCTTGTCTGGGGCTTACAATTCACGAAATGGCTTCACCGAAAACACTTTCTTGAACGAAAGCGACAATCCTCAATCAAGTATCGCTGGACGTGCTAATATTCTCTGGACACCAGCACCAGAATGGAATATTTCATTTAATGCAATTGGGACTGCAAACCGAGATGGAAATAATACTTTTGTTCCTCTTAGCCAAACAGATAAATTTAAAACTGCTTTGAATGACCGTGGTGCAACAGACCTGTCTATCAACACCCAATCACTACGAGTAGCTTACGATGGGCCTGCTTTTCGCTTAACTTCGATTACAGCCCACAACTTTACCGATTTTGGTTATAAGGCTGACGCAGATTATAGTGCAGATGATTTAGGACGATACGATTCAGAAATCACTTCAACTATCTGGAGTCAAGAAATTCGGTTACAATCTCCTATTGATAGCGATCGCTTTCGTTGGTTAGTTGGTGGCTATTATCAACACAGAGATTTAATCTTAGATCCTCAATCAACAATATACACAGCATTAGGAGCCGCTACATTTGGATTATCTGAACCTGGAACTGATAATACTTCCGCAACTTACAATCAAACAACCTACGCTGCCTTTGGTCAAGTTGATTATAAACTTATTGCGCCACTGACACTGAGCGCCGGATTGCGTTATGAAAGCAACCGCGAAGAATTAAATCGTCGCAGGGTATTTCAATCTGCTAGTGGTGAGGTTCCTGCTGGTATTAGCTATAACGATGCTACTGTTTCTGATGATGTTGTTTTGCCTAAGTTGGCCGTACAATATGCCTTCAACGAGAATATTTCGGTTTACACTAGCGTCACTCGCGGCTATAAACCCCCAACTCAAAACTACAGCACAGAAAATACTGCATTATTGGTTGTGCGACCAGAAAAATCGTGGAACTATGAAGTTGGTGTCAAAACATCTTGGTTAGATAATCGCCTGACAGCTAACTTTGCTGCTTTTTGGAATGACATCAACGATTATCAAGTATCTGTGATCGGAGATGATGGTTTTACCCGCGATAATGCCAATGCTGAAGTTGAAGTAAAAGGTGTGGAATTAGAAATTAGAGCTACACCTTTTGATGGATTGGATATCATCGCTGGGTTTGGCTACGCTGATGGACAATTTACAAGATATACTAACCCGTTTACTGGACAAAACTTTCAGGGGAACCGTTTGACTTTTGCTCCTGAATATACCTACAACTTAGCGCTGCAATATCGTAGTAAAGGTGGAATATTCAGCAGAGTGGAATTGCAAGGAATCGGTACTTACTTTTTTGATGAAGCCAACACCATCAAACAAAATCCCTTCGCGTTGGTAAATACTCGTCTGGGTTATGAAGGTAAGAACTACGGTATCTACTTTTACGCGAACAATATCTTTGATGAGACATACGTCACCACTGCTTTTAACCCTCTTGATACGCTGGTATCTTATGGTGATAGACGCACTTTTGGTTTTCAAGTCCGCACGAGTTTTTAA
- a CDS encoding tetratricopeptide repeat protein, whose translation MSRFYRFMLNFGIAVALACFFVTAPAYSLSTSDTQIREGDLFNLGNEKMQHGSYFEAIQYFTEAINLKNDFAWAYSNRCLGYLQLGDYHNAIADCNQALNLTPNNVEAYLNRGLAYYRQGNYLAAIADDDQVIAIKPDDFRAYYNRGIAYAALGNYQQAISDYNLALINIPQSFSLLKVDIYNDRGLASFELSDLTAAKLDFSQAIQLNHNDYRAYYNRGCACGRSGDRSCAIRDFSESLKLNPSNAQAYLNRGIAYHQLGHEQAAIADLQKAIELFAQQGETTIYEKTLALLKSLQQRLSSLSEIALLSPDYQV comes from the coding sequence ATGAGTCGCTTTTACCGATTCATGCTCAATTTTGGTATTGCTGTTGCACTCGCCTGCTTTTTTGTCACTGCACCCGCATATTCGTTATCTACATCGGACACCCAAATAAGAGAAGGTGACTTATTCAACCTAGGGAATGAAAAAATGCAGCACGGGAGTTACTTTGAAGCTATTCAATATTTTACTGAGGCGATAAACCTCAAAAATGATTTTGCTTGGGCTTATAGCAATCGTTGTCTTGGTTATCTGCAATTAGGAGATTATCACAATGCGATCGCTGATTGCAATCAAGCTCTAAATTTGACACCCAACAATGTGGAAGCATACCTTAACCGAGGACTAGCATACTACAGACAAGGAAATTATCTTGCAGCGATCGCTGACGATGATCAAGTTATCGCAATCAAACCTGATGATTTTAGAGCTTACTACAACCGAGGGATAGCTTATGCCGCGTTGGGTAATTACCAGCAAGCGATATCAGATTACAATCTAGCACTGATTAATATTCCCCAATCATTCAGTTTGCTAAAAGTGGATATTTACAATGACCGAGGACTGGCTAGTTTTGAGTTGTCAGATTTAACAGCAGCTAAGCTGGACTTTTCACAAGCAATTCAACTCAATCACAATGACTACAGAGCTTATTATAATCGGGGTTGTGCTTGTGGTAGAAGCGGCGATCGCTCTTGTGCAATTCGGGATTTTTCTGAGTCACTCAAACTAAATCCAAGCAATGCTCAAGCTTATCTGAATCGGGGTATAGCCTACCATCAACTTGGCCATGAACAAGCTGCGATCGCCGACTTGCAAAAGGCGATTGAACTCTTTGCCCAACAAGGAGAAACTACAATCTATGAAAAAACTTTAGCTTTACTGAAAAGTTTACAGCAACGACTCTCATCCTTATCAGAAATTGCTCTATTGAGTCCTGACTATCAAGTTTGA
- a CDS encoding c-type cytochrome, whose protein sequence is MKKIISVLLLGVAIFTFACNSPALAADAASGAKVFSANCASCHAGGKNLVQANKNLKKDALEKYGMYSAEAIITQVTNGKNAMPAFKGRLKPNQIEDVAAYVLGQADKGWK, encoded by the coding sequence ATGAAAAAGATTATTTCAGTATTGTTGCTGGGTGTAGCGATTTTCACTTTTGCCTGCAATAGTCCAGCTTTAGCAGCAGACGCAGCCAGTGGCGCCAAAGTCTTTAGCGCTAATTGTGCTTCTTGTCATGCAGGCGGTAAAAACTTGGTTCAAGCCAACAAAAATTTGAAAAAAGATGCTTTAGAAAAGTATGGGATGTACTCAGCAGAAGCGATTATCACTCAAGTTACAAATGGTAAAAACGCTATGCCTGCTTTCAAAGGTCGTTTAAAACCAAATCAAATTGAAGATGTTGCAGCATATGTGCTGGGACAAGCAGACAAAGGCTGGAAATAA
- a CDS encoding metallo-mystery pair system four-Cys motif protein has translation MQLSVKLAAMGYAPPKAIAIVAIGLTAVLGNYAVGLASTPQSQEVTIRFNAKVGKQSFECGQTYTLGKPATKVTVSDFRYYVSDVALIDIKGKAVPLTLTQDGKWQYQNVALLDFENKSGACANGTVETRNQVIGTVPKGNYQGLQFTLGVPFNLNHADSVTAPSPLNLTSLWWNWQFGYKFARIDLENQSYSSSTVTKNSESGHTAVGFPIHLGSTGCQITEGSQKPSTCVNQNTSKVVIANFNPTKNVIIADLAALVANTNLAVNQPNSPPGCMSLPDDSDCTGIMTNLGLPFGGKPASRQKFFRAE, from the coding sequence ATGCAGTTGTCTGTGAAATTAGCAGCGATGGGCTACGCCCCGCCAAAGGCGATCGCAATAGTAGCAATTGGGCTTACTGCTGTTTTGGGAAATTATGCTGTAGGTTTAGCCTCCACCCCTCAAAGCCAAGAAGTGACGATTAGATTTAATGCCAAAGTTGGTAAACAGTCCTTTGAGTGTGGTCAGACATATACTCTAGGTAAACCAGCAACAAAAGTTACCGTCTCAGATTTCCGCTACTATGTATCTGATGTTGCTTTAATTGATATCAAAGGCAAAGCCGTACCCCTAACCTTAACCCAGGATGGCAAATGGCAATACCAAAACGTAGCTCTATTGGACTTTGAAAATAAGTCTGGTGCTTGTGCCAATGGTACAGTGGAGACAAGAAATCAAGTAATTGGTACAGTACCCAAAGGCAATTATCAAGGACTGCAATTTACTTTGGGTGTGCCGTTCAATCTCAACCACGCTGATTCTGTCACAGCTCCATCACCTCTAAATTTAACTTCACTATGGTGGAATTGGCAGTTTGGTTACAAATTTGCCCGTATTGATTTGGAGAACCAAAGCTACAGTTCGAGTACAGTTACAAAGAATAGTGAATCAGGTCATACCGCTGTTGGTTTTCCCATCCACTTAGGTAGCACTGGTTGTCAAATCACTGAAGGCAGCCAGAAACCATCAACTTGTGTTAATCAGAATACCTCAAAAGTTGTCATAGCCAACTTTAATCCTACAAAAAACGTCATCATTGCTGACCTTGCAGCGTTGGTGGCGAACACGAATTTAGCAGTCAACCAACCAAATAGCCCTCCAGGTTGTATGTCATTGCCTGATGATAGTGACTGCACTGGTATTATGACTAATTTAGGTCTACCCTTTGGCGGTAAACCTGCTTCTAGACAGAAATTCTTTAGAGCTGAGTGA
- a CDS encoding di-heme enzyme: MKFTRWLTLATICLLSICLSIGLNTAVRASATSEYDWNLPPWMPKPIVPVDNPMSSQKVELGRHLFYEKRLSITGEFSCASCHIQALAFTDGKPVAVGATAEKHPRNAMSLANIAYNPVLTWANPLMTKLENQALVPMFGEHPVEMGMAGREKQILAMLRDDSKYRQMFAAVFGDNQDAISLNNLIKALATFERTLISINSPYDRYRFGGDANAISPAAKRGEKLFNSENLECFHCHGGINFTDSVMHERLAFVEIAFHNTGLYNIDGKGAYPPDNTGVYEITSVASDMGRFKAPTLRNIALTAPYMHDGSIATLEEVIDHYKAGGRTIHGKFAGDGSKNPLKSKFISGFKLSEGEKQDLLAFLRSLTDETFITNRGFSNPQVEQ, from the coding sequence ATGAAATTTACTCGCTGGTTGACGCTAGCTACTATTTGTCTGCTATCGATTTGCCTGTCAATTGGACTGAATACAGCCGTTCGTGCATCCGCGACTTCAGAATATGACTGGAATCTCCCACCTTGGATGCCAAAACCAATTGTACCAGTAGATAACCCGATGAGTTCTCAAAAAGTAGAGTTGGGACGGCATCTATTCTATGAAAAGCGCTTGTCAATCACAGGTGAATTTTCTTGTGCCTCTTGCCATATTCAAGCACTTGCCTTTACTGACGGTAAACCAGTCGCTGTAGGAGCAACGGCAGAAAAACACCCTCGTAACGCTATGAGCCTTGCCAATATTGCTTACAACCCGGTGTTGACTTGGGCTAACCCTCTAATGACTAAGTTGGAAAATCAAGCTCTAGTACCAATGTTTGGGGAGCATCCGGTAGAAATGGGTATGGCGGGACGAGAGAAACAGATATTGGCGATGCTGCGAGATGATTCTAAATATCGGCAAATGTTTGCAGCCGTGTTTGGAGATAATCAAGATGCAATTAGTCTCAACAACCTGATTAAAGCTTTAGCCACTTTTGAACGTACCTTAATTTCTATTAACTCTCCCTATGACCGCTATCGTTTTGGAGGCGATGCTAATGCCATTTCCCCAGCAGCCAAACGGGGAGAGAAATTATTCAATAGTGAAAATCTAGAATGCTTTCACTGTCATGGAGGCATTAATTTTACGGATTCAGTTATGCATGAACGGTTGGCATTTGTTGAAATTGCCTTTCATAATACTGGACTTTACAACATTGATGGCAAAGGAGCTTATCCGCCAGATAATACGGGTGTTTATGAAATAACTTCTGTTGCATCAGATATGGGTCGATTCAAAGCTCCTACCCTGCGAAATATTGCCCTGACGGCTCCCTATATGCACGATGGTAGTATTGCTACTCTCGAAGAGGTCATTGACCACTACAAAGCTGGTGGGAGAACTATTCATGGCAAGTTTGCAGGAGATGGGAGTAAAAATCCTCTCAAAAGTAAATTCATCTCTGGTTTTAAATTATCTGAAGGCGAAAAACAGGATTTACTTGCATTCTTGAGAAGTCTGACTGATGAAACATTTATTACTAATCGTGGATTCAGTAATCCGCAGGTTGAGCAATGA
- a CDS encoding substrate-binding domain-containing protein — MSHKNETTLLALAFIITVGLVGGGFWLFFKSSGLTTSPLKPSNNPPQSQASNPQTFAQVQNVPSGLISYGGSTTWAPVRKEIDPVIQSVWPQFQLRYANPPKEAPSSVTGISMLLKSQLEFAQSSRPIANNEYEEGQKRGIQIREIPVAIDGLVAVVHPNLNIPGLTVDQYDAIFAGKITNWRQVGGPDLKIQLYGKKDRDAGDRFKLTQTTTEALRLVAADPAGIYWSSATLLVPQCGVKALPIGRDSNKLIPPYKLPLVAASECPTKRNQVNNDAFRSGEYPLSRRLVVVINANGKFEQQAGEAYANLLLTNQGQELLDQAGFVRIR; from the coding sequence ATGTCACACAAGAATGAAACTACCCTTCTCGCCTTAGCTTTCATAATTACCGTTGGGCTAGTTGGAGGTGGTTTTTGGTTATTCTTCAAGTCTTCTGGCTTGACCACCAGTCCACTCAAACCCAGCAATAATCCTCCTCAGTCCCAAGCATCTAATCCTCAAACATTTGCTCAAGTACAGAATGTTCCTAGTGGTTTAATCAGTTACGGCGGTAGTACGACTTGGGCACCTGTCCGCAAGGAAATAGATCCAGTAATTCAAAGTGTCTGGCCGCAGTTTCAGCTACGCTATGCTAACCCTCCAAAGGAAGCACCTAGCTCTGTAACAGGTATCTCAATGTTGCTCAAAAGTCAACTAGAATTTGCTCAATCTTCTCGTCCCATTGCCAACAATGAGTATGAGGAAGGGCAAAAACGGGGTATTCAAATCAGAGAAATTCCGGTGGCGATTGATGGACTAGTAGCAGTTGTTCACCCCAATTTGAATATCCCTGGTTTGACTGTGGATCAATATGATGCTATCTTTGCAGGAAAAATTACCAACTGGCGGCAGGTTGGCGGGCCAGACCTCAAAATCCAACTCTATGGTAAGAAAGATAGAGATGCAGGCGATCGCTTCAAGTTAACGCAAACTACAACCGAGGCTTTACGTCTAGTCGCTGCCGACCCGGCAGGGATTTACTGGTCTTCAGCAACACTGTTGGTTCCCCAGTGCGGTGTCAAAGCATTGCCTATAGGTCGTGACTCTAATAAACTCATTCCTCCTTACAAACTTCCCTTGGTGGCTGCTTCTGAATGTCCCACAAAGCGCAATCAAGTAAATAACGATGCTTTCCGCAGCGGGGAATATCCTTTGAGTCGTCGATTAGTGGTAGTTATCAATGCCAATGGAAAATTTGAACAACAAGCGGGTGAAGCTTATGCTAACTTGCTATTAACAAATCAGGGACAAGAGTTGCTCGATCAAGCAGGATTTGTCAGGATACGTTAA
- a CDS encoding transposase translates to MLVFEAKLKGTDEQYQSLDDAIRTARFVRNACLRYWMDNKGTGRYELSAYCAVLAADNNFLWVNKLNSMARQASAERAWSAIARFFNNCKKNKLGKKGYPRFKKEQTHGSVEYKTSGWRLSADRRHITFSDGFKAGTLKLLGTRDLHFYQLKQFKRVRVVRRADGYYAQFCIDAERIEKREPSGKTIGIDVGLNHFYTDSEGSTVENPRHLRKTEKSLKRLQRRFSKTKKGSKNRARFRNKLARKHLKVSRQRKDFAVKLARCVVKSNDLVAYEDLMVRNMVRNRCLAKSINDAAWTQFRQWVEYFGKVFGVATIAVAPHGTSQKCSNCGEVVKKTLSTRTHICPHCGHIQDRDHNAARNILEIGLRTVGHTGTLTASGDIDLCLGGETPPSKPSRKKRNPKK, encoded by the coding sequence ATGCTGGTATTCGAGGCAAAGCTTAAGGGAACGGACGAACAGTATCAATCGCTTGATGATGCGATTAGAACTGCGCGTTTTGTTCGCAATGCTTGCCTGAGATACTGGATGGATAACAAAGGTACTGGTAGGTACGAGTTGAGTGCTTATTGCGCTGTACTTGCTGCTGATAATAACTTCCTTTGGGTTAACAAGCTCAATTCGATGGCTCGTCAAGCATCTGCTGAAAGGGCGTGGTCTGCAATTGCTCGATTTTTTAACAACTGCAAAAAGAACAAACTGGGAAAGAAAGGTTATCCACGCTTTAAAAAAGAACAAACACATGGCTCTGTTGAATATAAAACCAGTGGGTGGCGCTTGTCTGCTGACCGTCGCCACATCACTTTTAGTGATGGCTTCAAAGCAGGAACCCTCAAGCTTTTGGGAACTCGTGATTTGCATTTCTACCAACTCAAGCAGTTTAAGAGAGTGCGGGTTGTGCGGCGTGCCGATGGGTATTATGCACAGTTTTGTATTGACGCTGAGCGAATTGAAAAGCGAGAGCCATCTGGCAAAACCATTGGTATTGATGTCGGATTGAACCATTTCTACACAGATAGTGAAGGTAGCACGGTTGAGAATCCGCGCCATCTCCGCAAAACTGAGAAGTCTTTGAAGCGGTTGCAACGCCGCTTTTCTAAGACCAAAAAGGGTTCTAAGAACAGAGCCAGGTTTAGAAATAAACTGGCCCGTAAACACCTCAAAGTAAGTCGCCAGCGTAAAGACTTTGCCGTAAAGTTGGCAAGGTGCGTAGTGAAGTCTAACGACCTCGTGGCGTATGAAGATTTGATGGTGCGGAATATGGTGAGGAACAGATGCCTTGCTAAGTCAATTAATGATGCGGCATGGACACAGTTTAGGCAATGGGTTGAGTATTTTGGTAAAGTCTTTGGCGTGGCGACAATTGCAGTAGCACCTCATGGAACCAGTCAAAAATGCTCTAATTGTGGTGAGGTTGTCAAAAAGACTCTTAGCACTAGAACTCATATTTGCCCTCATTGTGGACATATTCAAGACCGCGACCATAACGCTGCAAGAAACATACTTGAGATAGGACTCCGTACTGTGGGACACACAGGAACGTTAACCGCCTCTGGAGATATCGACCTCTGCTTGGGTGGGGAAACTCCTCCAAGTAAGCCGAGTCGCAAAAAGAGGAATCCCAAGAAGTGA
- a CDS encoding pentapeptide repeat-containing protein, which produces MNFKLSNQIWASLLSLLLWGIVGMTATVSSPPTALALEYNKEILIEADFSFRDLTDSSFTKANLRQSNFSHSNLSGVSFFAANLESANLEGVDLTNATLDSARLIKANLTNAVLEGAFAANAKFDGAIIDGADFTDVLLRPDEQKKLCKVAKGTNPTTGRDTRDTLFCP; this is translated from the coding sequence ATGAATTTTAAATTAAGTAATCAAATTTGGGCAAGCTTACTCAGTTTACTGCTTTGGGGAATAGTTGGCATGACGGCAACTGTCAGTTCTCCTCCAACAGCTTTAGCCCTAGAATACAATAAGGAAATTTTGATAGAAGCTGATTTTTCTTTCCGTGATTTAACAGACTCCAGTTTTACCAAAGCTAATCTCCGCCAGAGTAACTTCAGCCATTCCAACTTGAGCGGTGTCAGCTTCTTTGCAGCAAATTTGGAGTCTGCAAATCTAGAGGGAGTTGACTTGACAAATGCCACTCTAGATTCAGCTCGCTTGATTAAAGCGAATTTAACAAATGCAGTATTGGAAGGTGCATTTGCAGCTAACGCCAAGTTTGATGGTGCGATAATTGACGGAGCAGATTTTACTGATGTACTGCTGCGTCCAGATGAACAAAAAAAATTGTGCAAGGTGGCTAAGGGTACTAATCCAACTACAGGACGGGACACACGGGACACATTGTTTTGTCCGTAG
- a CDS encoding YraN family protein, protein MANLPPSHYPDIGSLGEDLVAQWLESTGWEILHRRFACRWGEIDIIAQHPGRTEELLSREFPTQDFTLAFVEVKTRKPLNWDAGGRSAITSQKQAKISRTAGIFLAEYPQKADYTCRFDVAIVYCQRITKQHTELTVVQQALARASAAGYQFYLQEYILAAFDSSIDS, encoded by the coding sequence ATGGCGAATCTTCCTCCATCTCATTATCCCGATATTGGTTCATTAGGAGAAGACCTGGTAGCACAATGGTTGGAGTCTACAGGTTGGGAGATTCTGCACCGTCGGTTTGCTTGCCGATGGGGAGAAATTGATATTATTGCTCAGCATCCTGGGAGGACAGAGGAACTCTTGAGCAGGGAATTCCCTACTCAGGACTTTACCTTAGCCTTTGTGGAAGTGAAAACCCGCAAGCCTCTTAATTGGGATGCAGGAGGCAGAAGTGCAATCACCTCACAAAAGCAGGCAAAAATCTCCAGAACCGCAGGCATATTTTTAGCTGAGTATCCCCAAAAGGCAGATTACACCTGTCGCTTTGATGTTGCTATTGTCTACTGTCAGCGAATCACAAAACAGCACACTGAACTGACAGTTGTCCAACAAGCTTTAGCTAGGGCATCAGCCGCAGGATACCAATTTTATCTGCAAGAATACATTCTGGCAGCTTTCGACTCGTCAATTGATAGCTAA